The Methanolacinia petrolearia DSM 11571 genome has a segment encoding these proteins:
- the hisH gene encoding imidazole glycerol phosphate synthase subunit HisH — translation MTQVAILDYGLGNLRSVKKGVEKAGASVFITSDVEEMATADGVVLPGVGAFSEGMEKLNEMKKALMNYVESSPVLGICLGMQMLLDVGEEYGIHEGLGLVPGRVKQFPERPGYKIPHMGWNTLKIVNDDPLFEGIPDNSYVYFVHSYYAETEERYTLTSTDYICEFSSSIRNKNAWGTQFHPEKSGETGLKILENFIGML, via the coding sequence ATGACACAAGTAGCTATTCTTGATTACGGTCTGGGCAACCTGCGAAGTGTGAAGAAGGGAGTCGAAAAAGCGGGAGCTTCGGTCTTTATCACGTCAGATGTCGAAGAGATGGCGACCGCAGACGGCGTGGTCCTTCCCGGGGTCGGGGCCTTTTCCGAGGGAATGGAAAAACTGAACGAGATGAAGAAGGCCCTTATGAATTACGTCGAATCCTCCCCTGTCCTCGGAATATGCCTCGGGATGCAGATGCTTCTCGACGTCGGTGAAGAATATGGGATACACGAGGGCCTCGGGCTCGTTCCCGGGAGAGTGAAGCAGTTCCCGGAGAGGCCGGGATACAAGATCCCTCATATGGGCTGGAACACTCTGAAGATTGTAAACGACGATCCGCTCTTCGAGGGGATCCCGGATAACAGCTACGTCTATTTCGTCCACTCGTATTATGCCGAAACAGAGGAGAGATATACTCTTACCTCGACGGACTATATCTGCGAATTTTCATCTTCGATAAGGAATAAAAACGCCTGGGGAACGCAGTTTCACCCGGAGAAAAGCGGTGAGACGGGCCTGAAGATCCTTGAGAATTTTATCGGGATGCTTTGA
- a CDS encoding linear amide C-N hydrolase produces the protein MKRTGPLLVVAFILVVVLLFLGSAVVYGSYDKGPRTTTEVLLNQENGTYMKVIHVVVRGGTEEEIGYELGKVGIEEFNSILLPFDDPVYGEEKEQYIKGYDEDLYERVQGVKQAYQLGEDNYSYDASFPFYVGGIPLCSAIYFPPVSTEDGHAIAGRNMDWYYNSDQDEFTGVTDLSLFTNNTDINDEKFDELLADKIGTLAHVAEIYPDEGYATLVVGTMDLLTGVVDGLNEKGLYVASLQDGDTYTDAFSDLAGFTTTRPNYMQVLGSILEHCANVEEAKQMLTESQFTMPFMGVHFLICDDSGAATIAEYDNESRELIFTDYQDTAVPLTNYAVYLKPDISQYPPENPNNAHDDYLRSAKLHDYISDHEGTFTTDDAWDAMEMVEANADLSPEEILAGENETDRLLWTVVTDLTDRSMTVKFFLKDGPINNETYRTHDLVLSEPFTFKLER, from the coding sequence ATGAAGCGAACCGGCCCTCTGTTGGTTGTAGCGTTTATTTTGGTCGTAGTTCTTCTTTTCCTGGGTTCTGCCGTGGTGTACGGTTCATATGATAAGGGCCCTCGAACGACAACTGAAGTTCTCCTGAACCAGGAGAACGGAACATATATGAAAGTCATCCATGTTGTCGTCAGGGGAGGAACGGAAGAGGAGATAGGGTATGAGCTGGGAAAGGTAGGTATAGAAGAGTTTAATTCGATTCTTCTGCCTTTCGACGATCCAGTGTACGGGGAGGAAAAAGAGCAGTATATCAAAGGCTATGATGAAGACCTGTACGAGCGGGTACAGGGAGTGAAGCAGGCATATCAGCTCGGTGAAGACAATTACAGCTACGATGCCAGTTTCCCGTTTTACGTCGGAGGTATCCCGTTATGTTCGGCGATTTACTTCCCTCCTGTTAGCACGGAAGACGGTCACGCAATTGCGGGCAGGAATATGGACTGGTACTATAATTCTGACCAGGATGAATTTACAGGTGTTACAGATCTTAGTCTGTTCACGAATAATACGGATATCAATGACGAAAAATTCGATGAACTCCTGGCAGATAAAATAGGAACACTTGCCCACGTCGCAGAGATCTATCCTGATGAAGGATATGCCACCCTGGTAGTAGGAACCATGGATCTTCTTACAGGGGTTGTCGACGGGTTGAACGAAAAGGGGTTGTATGTAGCGTCGCTCCAGGACGGCGACACATATACCGATGCTTTCTCCGACCTTGCCGGATTCACCACTACAAGACCGAATTACATGCAGGTGCTCGGATCGATCCTTGAGCATTGCGCCAATGTGGAGGAAGCAAAACAAATGCTGACCGAATCACAGTTTACAATGCCATTCATGGGCGTCCACTTCCTTATCTGCGACGATTCGGGAGCTGCAACAATTGCAGAATACGACAATGAATCCCGTGAATTGATCTTTACGGATTACCAGGATACTGCAGTCCCGCTTACCAATTATGCAGTTTATCTCAAGCCAGATATCAGTCAATACCCGCCTGAAAATCCTAATAATGCACACGACGATTACCTGAGAAGTGCAAAACTTCACGATTATATCTCGGATCATGAGGGGACTTTTACGACGGACGATGCATGGGATGCAATGGAGATGGTCGAGGCAAATGCAGATCTCAGTCCGGAAGAAATACTGGCAGGAGAGAATGAAACGGATCGTCTGCTGTGGACTGTTGTAACGGACCTAACCGACAGATCGATGACTGTCAAATTTTTCTTAAAAGACGGTCCGATCAACAACGAGACATACAGGACTCATGATCTTGTCCTTTCCGAGCCTTTTACATTTAAACTTGAGCGGTGA
- a CDS encoding RHS repeat-associated core domain-containing protein: MLEVLNNRPREFLRNLSALGIQGFSALSSEPVNLATGNYVYQYQDLYIPGRGLPLAVTRSYNSQSPMSGPFGSGWTFNYNMRLAGIKGSEDVLVIREDGHTDIYNAVSNGTYSPPLGVFDRLTINADCSYTLESKDHIKYIFTPTGQLSNITDNNGNKIDLTYTGDYLTRVTDSSGRELTFTYDAAGRIVSITDPIGRILSYTYDANDNLIRYTDPAGGQFDYTYDENHWLTSITNSRGIQFVTNTYDGDGRVISQSNAQGVVTTFSYDMNNRTTTETDPLGRSTQYTHNEYFWELNEVDALGNTTYYTYDSNGNRITATDANRHSTLCSYDENGNIIQVTDASGHVTNNTYDSKSNLLSSKDALGHQETFSYDVNSNLVQTTNAMGYVTTFTYDQYGQVTNTQDANGHATTNSYDNYGNLIALTDAAGNTETYSYDLVGRQVSATDAKGKTSTLIYDALDRLLSITDPLGHSTAYSYDGVGNRISCTDAMGRTTFYTYDSLNLLTQVTDPLGGTASYAYDTVENLVSMTDANGHTTQYSYDQVNRLTAITDPLGYITGYSYDAVGNKVSSTDNNGDTTHLTYDSLDRITGISYHDQTSASYTYDAVGNRLTMTDSSGTTSYAYDGLNRLTGVTGSGGQFVQYGYDPVGNRIQTTYPDGRTVSYGYDNVNRLNGVTDWTGSITSYGYDANSNLVDMTYPNGRETEYTYDDANRLTNMINTDGEDVVSSHAYTLDAVGNHLQVTESGLNVAFGLNVATTTYEYDVLNRLDTVTSPGTTVTYTYDSSGNRLSMATTAGNVRSTVAYTYDAGDRLLSAGGTTYTYDNNGNRIQKNELNGTTLYGYDDAGRLAGVSLPGGTSVEFAYDGDGNRLSKSVDSANTTWYVWDVNGGLPQVLTETDGEGTSLSLYGLQRISMTNSSGEQIYYQYDGLGSVRGLSDGSGNTVAGYSYDAFGEPDFITGQEYNDFLFTGEQTDSETGLIYLRARYYDPETGRFISKDPFTGFATNTQSLNRYTYVQNNPVRFTDPSGKVLWWVPGVAGAAINDAWYIGEVIGTYAATGENTFSLCTLAGRTAGGFAGGTMAAYAAGSLNPVAAGAAWSAAEYSVDTYTQGMLSSIGVPGSTEEFSWEGLAVSTGSGAISGGFGKKIFSPNVGRNPKYLITALTGKQMQKEMRKSRFGNIVNAGLANGVK; encoded by the coding sequence ATGTTAGAGGTTCTAAACAACCGCCCCCGGGAGTTCCTGCGAAATCTGAGCGCTTTGGGCATTCAAGGATTTTCCGCTCTTTCCAGTGAACCGGTAAATCTTGCAACCGGGAATTATGTTTACCAGTACCAGGATCTCTACATTCCGGGACGCGGACTGCCCCTGGCAGTTACCCGTAGTTACAATTCCCAGAGTCCCATGAGCGGGCCTTTCGGCTCAGGCTGGACCTTTAATTACAACATGAGACTGGCAGGAATCAAAGGCAGTGAAGATGTACTGGTGATACGGGAAGACGGTCACACGGATATATATAATGCCGTTTCGAACGGTACCTATTCCCCACCCCTGGGGGTCTTCGATAGATTGACCATAAATGCAGATTGTTCCTACACACTTGAAAGTAAAGATCACATAAAGTATATCTTTACCCCGACAGGTCAGCTGAGTAATATCACGGATAACAACGGGAATAAGATAGATCTCACTTATACCGGCGATTATCTTACCCGGGTGACAGATTCCTCAGGGAGAGAGCTGACCTTCACCTATGATGCAGCAGGACGGATCGTTTCAATCACCGATCCCATAGGCAGAATTTTGAGCTATACCTACGATGCGAATGATAACCTGATCAGGTATACCGATCCTGCAGGCGGACAATTCGATTATACGTACGATGAAAACCACTGGCTGACCTCAATAACAAATTCCAGGGGAATCCAGTTCGTAACCAATACTTATGACGGAGACGGGCGTGTTATCAGCCAGAGCAATGCCCAAGGTGTGGTAACCACGTTCAGTTACGATATGAATAACCGGACAACGACCGAAACCGATCCACTGGGCAGGAGTACCCAATACACCCATAACGAGTATTTCTGGGAGCTTAATGAGGTTGATGCACTGGGCAATACCACTTATTACACATATGACAGTAATGGAAACAGGATCACCGCAACCGATGCGAATCGCCATTCAACTCTATGTTCCTATGATGAGAACGGGAACATCATTCAGGTTACAGATGCATCAGGTCACGTCACCAACAATACCTATGATTCAAAGAGTAACCTCCTAAGCAGTAAGGATGCATTGGGACACCAGGAAACATTCAGTTATGACGTAAACAGCAATCTGGTCCAAACTACTAATGCAATGGGATATGTTACGACTTTTACGTACGACCAGTACGGACAGGTGACAAATACACAGGATGCCAACGGACATGCTACCACCAATAGTTATGACAATTATGGTAACCTGATTGCCCTTACCGATGCCGCCGGCAATACGGAAACATACTCTTATGATCTTGTGGGACGTCAGGTTAGTGCAACCGATGCCAAAGGCAAGACCAGTACACTCATTTATGATGCACTCGACCGGCTTCTGAGTATTACCGATCCGCTAGGCCATAGCACGGCTTACAGCTATGATGGTGTAGGAAACCGGATCAGCTGTACCGATGCCATGGGAAGAACGACATTTTACACTTATGATTCCCTCAACCTGCTCACACAGGTCACCGATCCACTGGGAGGGACAGCAAGTTACGCCTATGACACGGTGGAAAATCTCGTTTCCATGACCGACGCGAACGGCCACACGACCCAGTACTCTTACGATCAGGTGAACCGCCTGACCGCCATTACCGATCCCCTTGGATATATCACAGGTTACAGCTACGACGCAGTCGGCAATAAGGTCAGTTCCACGGACAATAACGGGGATACGACCCATCTCACGTATGATTCGTTAGACCGAATCACAGGAATATCGTACCACGACCAGACATCGGCGAGTTACACCTATGACGCTGTAGGCAACCGGCTGACGATGACCGACAGTTCCGGGACGACGAGTTACGCATATGACGGGCTTAACCGGCTGACAGGCGTTACAGGTTCAGGCGGTCAGTTTGTACAATACGGTTATGACCCGGTCGGCAACAGGATCCAAACCACTTATCCCGATGGCCGGACGGTTTCGTACGGATATGATAATGTTAACAGGCTGAACGGCGTGACCGACTGGACTGGCAGCATTACCAGCTATGGCTACGATGCGAACAGTAACCTGGTGGACATGACTTATCCCAACGGGAGAGAGACGGAATACACGTATGATGACGCTAACAGGCTGACTAATATGATCAATACGGATGGAGAGGATGTAGTCTCGAGTCACGCGTATACGCTTGATGCAGTAGGGAACCACCTCCAGGTCACGGAAAGCGGGCTGAACGTTGCATTCGGGTTGAACGTTGCAACTACCACATACGAGTATGATGTACTGAACCGCCTGGACACGGTGACGTCCCCGGGTACAACGGTGACCTACACGTACGATTCCAGTGGAAACCGGCTGAGTATGGCCACAACTGCCGGGAACGTGAGGTCGACAGTTGCCTACACTTATGATGCAGGTGACCGGCTGCTTAGTGCAGGGGGAACCACCTATACCTATGACAACAATGGCAACCGGATTCAGAAAAATGAACTAAACGGGACAACATTGTACGGGTATGATGATGCCGGCAGACTGGCCGGCGTATCACTGCCGGGAGGTACCTCAGTTGAATTTGCATATGACGGAGACGGCAACCGTCTCAGCAAATCCGTCGACAGCGCCAATACGACATGGTATGTATGGGATGTCAATGGCGGCCTGCCGCAGGTTCTTACCGAAACGGACGGAGAGGGTACATCTCTTTCCCTCTATGGCCTGCAACGGATCTCCATGACCAATTCGTCGGGAGAACAGATCTATTACCAGTACGACGGACTGGGAAGCGTACGCGGTCTGAGCGACGGCAGCGGAAACACTGTTGCCGGGTATTCTTACGATGCCTTCGGCGAGCCGGATTTTATAACGGGTCAGGAGTATAACGATTTCCTTTTCACCGGGGAGCAGACGGATTCCGAAACCGGATTGATCTATCTCAGGGCAAGGTATTATGATCCGGAAACCGGGCGGTTTATTTCAAAGGACCCGTTTACCGGGTTTGCTACCAACACCCAGAGTCTGAACAGGTACACGTACGTCCAGAATAATCCTGTCCGGTTTACCGATCCGAGCGGGAAAGTGCTCTGGTGGGTCCCGGGTGTTGCTGGCGCTGCTATTAATGATGCATGGTATATAGGAGAGGTGATCGGGACCTATGCGGCAACTGGTGAAAACACTTTTAGTTTGTGCACGTTAGCAGGTCGTACAGCAGGAGGATTTGCCGGTGGAACTATGGCCGCATACGCAGCGGGATCATTAAACCCCGTTGCTGCTGGTGCTGCATGGAGTGCAGCTGAGTATAGTGTTGATACTTATACACAAGGCATGCTTTCTTCAATAGGAGTTCCGGGAAGTACAGAAGAATTCTCTTGGGAAGGTCTTGCAGTTTCTACCGGGAGTGGTGCAATTTCAGGAGGATTTGGGAAGAAAATATTTTCTCCAAACGTGGGAAGAAATCCAAAATATTTAATCACGGCGTTGACCGGAAAACAAATGCAGAAGGAAATGCGAAAAAGTCGCTTTGGAAACATCGTTAATGCTGGCCTTGCAAATGGTGTAAAGTAA
- a CDS encoding deoxyguanosinetriphosphate triphosphohydrolase family protein, with protein sequence MIIVQLSKETIKRIKERSASVGSSYSKGACLNSEAVRRKNSKPEDPWLRPPFFRDIDRIIHSKAYSRYIDKTQVFYFIDNEHITHRSIHVQLVSKIARTIGRALGYNEDLIEASALGHDIGHTPFGHTGEKYLDVLCRKHGIGGFKHNIQSVRFLDKLEECDLTLQVLDSVLCHNGEVTDCCITPERNFSWEHFDKKLADAEAGSDPSPATFEGCIVRFADTIAYLGRDLQDAIEVGLIDESLDDLPEDLRKLMNNNASYRDINGLVIDSFCRDIIETSIDTDCIAFSDDVYSLVLELKKYNYKKIYENHRLHEQDYKLELMFDTVFDHYLLDLESENSSSLIYSDLIDSEAFQRSYIESLKPPEIIRDYIAGMTNSYFESVFKKIVLPERKFRDFG encoded by the coding sequence ATGATCATTGTGCAGCTCAGCAAAGAGACGATCAAGAGGATAAAGGAGCGGAGCGCTTCAGTCGGCAGTAGTTATTCGAAGGGTGCGTGCCTCAACAGCGAGGCGGTACGGAGAAAAAATTCAAAGCCCGAAGACCCGTGGCTTCGTCCTCCTTTCTTCCGGGATATCGACCGGATCATCCATTCAAAGGCCTATTCGAGATATATCGACAAGACACAGGTCTTCTATTTCATCGACAACGAGCATATCACCCACCGTTCGATCCATGTCCAGCTCGTCTCGAAGATCGCAAGGACGATCGGGAGGGCGCTCGGCTACAACGAGGACCTGATCGAGGCGTCGGCACTCGGGCACGACATCGGACACACTCCCTTCGGCCATACGGGCGAGAAGTATCTTGACGTTCTCTGCAGGAAACATGGCATCGGTGGTTTCAAGCACAATATCCAGAGCGTAAGGTTTCTCGACAAACTCGAAGAGTGCGACCTGACCCTCCAGGTCCTTGATTCGGTTTTATGCCATAACGGAGAGGTGACGGACTGCTGCATCACTCCTGAACGGAATTTTTCCTGGGAACATTTCGATAAAAAACTGGCGGACGCCGAGGCAGGGTCCGATCCCTCCCCTGCGACATTCGAGGGCTGCATCGTCAGGTTCGCAGATACGATTGCATATCTCGGCAGAGATCTCCAGGACGCAATCGAGGTAGGGCTTATCGACGAGAGTCTGGACGATCTTCCGGAAGATCTCAGGAAGCTGATGAATAATAATGCCTCATATAGGGATATCAACGGCCTCGTAATCGATTCTTTCTGCAGGGATATTATCGAGACGAGCATTGATACGGACTGTATCGCTTTTTCGGACGATGTTTATTCCCTTGTTCTTGAACTGAAGAAATACAATTACAAAAAAATATATGAGAACCACCGTCTTCACGAGCAGGATTACAAGCTCGAACTGATGTTTGATACGGTATTTGATCATTATCTTTTGGACCTGGAATCGGAGAACAGTTCGTCTTTGATCTACAGCGATCTCATAGATTCGGAAGCATTCCAGAGAAGCTATATCGAGAGCCTGAAGCCTCCCGAGATCATCCGCGATTATATCGCCGGAATGACGAACAGCTATTTTGAGTCTGTCTTCAAGAAGATCGTTCTTCCCGAGAGGAAGTTCAGGGATTTTGGTTAG
- a CDS encoding PepSY domain-containing protein, protein MKKSKKIEFVALFVFMLTVLTVSGYTFDTCETGITEAQAVLSTGEQNPLVTFSSEDSFIKVPWPQDENPLPPYSDEEKESLVKEAKQEIIRLFPDLDENTLDNVSWGRLYYSGYIVPAIVFSDVLDLSKVEERRAIFKYYDQNDPRTVIVVYDPERKTIGRYGPEGWGGDNDDEAIISVEEAEEHALEFYRKMVGEKYYEDHKDEFYIARHDYDDDLFLDLDICTTYEGVVYFEDHSSINYDMRLDTVNYYFDTRRDPEALYNITTLSPEPDITIDEAKEILEERLKENNGGSKVDVEYCQRYQYYNYPNLQWLDVPYYMDIEDGYVTSPLKLIWELPYTTPNGRMHYGIIDAHTGEIIDIQF, encoded by the coding sequence ATGAAAAAATCAAAAAAGATCGAATTCGTTGCTTTATTTGTATTCATGCTTACCGTCTTAACGGTATCAGGATACACTTTTGATACATGTGAGACAGGGATTACGGAAGCGCAGGCTGTTCTATCTACGGGAGAACAAAATCCTCTCGTAACTTTTTCTTCGGAAGATTCTTTCATAAAAGTGCCCTGGCCCCAGGACGAGAATCCTCTCCCTCCTTACAGCGATGAAGAAAAGGAATCGCTTGTGAAAGAGGCCAAGCAGGAAATTATAAGACTTTTCCCTGATTTGGATGAAAATACTCTTGATAATGTCTCATGGGGACGCTTATATTATAGCGGATATATCGTGCCCGCTATTGTATTTTCAGATGTTCTCGACCTCTCAAAAGTGGAGGAAAGAAGAGCAATTTTCAAGTATTACGACCAGAATGATCCGAGAACTGTCATTGTCGTATATGATCCCGAAAGGAAAACGATCGGACGTTACGGACCGGAAGGGTGGGGCGGAGATAATGACGATGAAGCGATTATATCTGTTGAGGAAGCCGAAGAGCACGCACTCGAGTTCTACAGAAAGATGGTCGGCGAAAAGTATTATGAGGATCACAAGGATGAGTTCTATATAGCCAGACACGATTATGACGATGACCTGTTTCTTGACCTGGATATCTGCACCACTTACGAGGGTGTGGTCTACTTCGAAGATCACAGCAGCATAAATTATGATATGAGGCTTGATACCGTCAATTATTACTTTGATACGAGGAGAGACCCCGAAGCCTTATACAATATCACTACACTGTCGCCGGAACCGGATATTACGATCGATGAGGCGAAGGAGATACTCGAAGAACGCCTGAAAGAGAACAACGGGGGAAGTAAGGTGGATGTCGAATACTGCCAGCGTTACCAGTACTATAATTATCCCAATCTCCAGTGGCTTGATGTGCCTTATTATATGGACATAGAAGACGGGTACGTAACAAGTCCGTTGAAATTGATCTGGGAGCTTCCTTACACTACACCTAACGGGAGAATGCATTACGGAATTATCGATGCACATACAGGGGAGATCATCGACATACAATTTTAA
- a CDS encoding ABC transporter permease yields MDLHRIRLIAIKEAQDHLTSFRFIGLLFLLLTICGIFFLKETGTYLEGIRSCSSGTSSIYNLPYTVNIFGGIMSAIGGRSIFGPIIAVALGFDLITKERESGSIKAILSVPVYRDEVINGKALGGIIVLAITTTIVFVLAFAVLLVHSIVPGVTELSYIFMFWLFTVLFLSGVFIMSLMISTFSKTSGMSLVFSLLALLFFMSVVYTAGNYTAEIIMGSDPSTEYQYIDSLDNNELYQMSVDYNKNKDELMQFVEYISIRMDYWELSKVLTWPQHSRDYSGSLEFDRTLPPVGETLASMWGYVLFLIAYPAVFFGIAYVRFMRTDLR; encoded by the coding sequence ATGGATTTACACAGGATCAGACTCATTGCGATAAAGGAAGCACAGGATCATTTAACCAGTTTTCGCTTTATCGGTCTTCTGTTTTTACTTTTAACAATCTGTGGAATATTTTTTCTTAAGGAAACCGGTACTTATCTGGAGGGAATAAGAAGCTGCAGCAGCGGTACTTCTTCAATTTACAACCTGCCTTATACCGTCAACATATTCGGTGGAATCATGAGTGCGATTGGAGGTCGCTCAATCTTCGGTCCGATTATTGCAGTAGCGCTTGGTTTCGATCTGATTACTAAGGAACGTGAATCAGGTTCGATTAAGGCGATATTATCCGTTCCCGTTTACAGGGATGAAGTTATCAACGGGAAGGCCCTGGGCGGCATAATCGTACTGGCAATTACGACAACCATTGTCTTTGTTCTGGCATTTGCAGTACTTCTTGTCCACTCAATCGTCCCCGGGGTAACGGAACTGAGCTATATATTCATGTTTTGGCTGTTTACAGTCCTCTTCCTCTCAGGAGTATTCATAATGTCCCTGATGATATCGACGTTTTCAAAGACAAGCGGGATGTCACTCGTTTTTTCTTTGTTGGCATTGCTGTTCTTTATGAGTGTAGTTTATACGGCCGGAAACTACACGGCAGAGATTATTATGGGATCTGACCCTTCTACTGAATATCAATACATTGACAGCCTCGATAATAACGAATTGTACCAGATGTCCGTGGATTATAATAAAAATAAAGATGAGTTAATGCAGTTTGTAGAATATATTTCTATTAGGATGGATTATTGGGAATTATCCAAGGTTTTAACATGGCCTCAACACAGCAGAGATTATAGTGGTTCCTTGGAATTTGACAGAACTCTGCCTCCAGTGGGAGAAACGCTTGCTTCAATGTGGGGTTATGTCCTTTTCCTGATTGCATATCCTGCTGTCTTTTTTGGAATAGCCTATGTGAGATTCATGAGGACTGATCTGAGGTGA
- a CDS encoding ABC transporter permease: MDLTRLAIISKKEFTDHILSKRLFWIMIIFCIVLVIETASGVDDYNNALESYKSGGASGEFLIFQPSALRVFSDIVSSIGVDGLGIVIGLALGFDLISGERERGSIKTILSQPLYRDELINGKAIGGIMALNAISIAGFIIIFAVMLILGIVPDIDEILGIGLIWLITLLFMIASFTVSLMTSVITNTSSGSLILALVIVFIMLFIIPTGGGELGTYLLVGNPPEDIPDMASSAQYAAYQEAMDEYNGNSMGIRDFFNTFSIRYVYQQITLPITMPSGYAINKDGLDFDSIKELAQDIEEPTFWTLIEDQWVKLIVFIMWPVIFFGTAYVRFMKSDLR; this comes from the coding sequence GTGGATCTAACAAGGCTTGCGATAATATCAAAAAAAGAGTTTACCGATCATATCCTCAGCAAAAGGCTGTTCTGGATAATGATCATATTCTGCATAGTACTCGTTATTGAAACGGCAAGCGGGGTCGATGACTACAATAATGCGCTTGAGAGCTACAAAAGTGGAGGGGCCAGCGGTGAATTTTTAATATTTCAGCCTTCTGCATTGCGTGTTTTTTCGGATATTGTGAGTTCCATAGGTGTTGATGGTCTCGGGATAGTTATCGGACTTGCACTTGGTTTTGATCTCATTTCAGGTGAAAGAGAAAGAGGTTCGATAAAGACAATCCTTTCACAGCCGCTTTACAGGGATGAATTGATAAACGGAAAGGCTATTGGGGGTATAATGGCCCTGAATGCGATAAGTATAGCCGGATTTATCATCATCTTCGCGGTTATGCTGATCCTGGGCATTGTTCCGGATATAGACGAGATACTGGGTATCGGCCTGATATGGCTGATAACCCTCCTCTTCATGATCGCGTCATTCACAGTTTCATTAATGACTTCAGTGATAACAAATACAAGCAGCGGTTCGTTGATCCTGGCACTTGTAATTGTTTTTATCATGTTGTTTATAATTCCCACAGGTGGAGGTGAATTAGGAACTTATTTGTTGGTTGGAAATCCTCCCGAGGATATCCCGGACATGGCCTCTTCCGCCCAGTACGCTGCGTATCAGGAGGCTATGGATGAATACAATGGAAATAGTATGGGAATTCGCGATTTTTTCAATACTTTTTCAATAAGATATGTATACCAGCAGATAACCCTTCCAATTACGATGCCTTCAGGGTATGCAATCAACAAAGACGGTCTGGACTTTGACTCCATCAAAGAACTTGCACAAGATATCGAAGAACCTACATTCTGGACTTTAATAGAGGATCAATGGGTAAAACTTATTGTTTTTATTATGTGGCCGGTAATTTTCTTTGGAACCGCCTATGTTAGATTTATGAAGTCCGATCTCAGGTGA
- a CDS encoding ABC transporter ATP-binding protein, with protein sequence MIKTENLTKEYNEKNAVDNLNLEVGDGEVFGFLGPNGAGKSTTILMLTGMIEPTSGICTIDGVNVALNPLKGKEILGYLPEDVGFYRNLTGYENLDYLGKFYPIEKNEREERIERLLKSVRLNGVTQKVGEYSRGMNQRLGLALALLNDPKVVILDEPTANLDPEGVLRYREIIKELEQEGKTVLICSHILSEVRAVCTTLGIISQGRLVAKGSVEEVEDELIRQSGTRQKIVIKSINPDLYTEVESIKNPDILEIERTKDGIEISVEKDIRPILAEKLKNHCSGITEMYLDRPGLEDLFLKVYRRE encoded by the coding sequence ATGATAAAAACTGAAAACCTTACCAAAGAATATAACGAAAAAAACGCGGTCGACAACCTGAATCTCGAAGTCGGAGACGGGGAAGTCTTCGGTTTCCTCGGCCCCAACGGGGCAGGAAAGAGTACGACCATCCTGATGCTCACCGGGATGATCGAACCTACATCCGGCATATGCACGATAGACGGAGTTAACGTCGCTTTAAATCCTCTTAAAGGGAAGGAAATTCTCGGCTACCTCCCGGAGGATGTCGGCTTTTACCGGAACCTGACAGGATATGAGAACCTCGACTATCTCGGAAAATTCTACCCGATTGAGAAAAACGAAAGGGAAGAAAGAATCGAAAGACTCTTAAAAAGCGTCAGGCTGAACGGGGTCACTCAGAAAGTCGGCGAATATTCAAGAGGAATGAACCAGAGACTTGGGCTCGCGCTTGCACTTTTAAACGACCCGAAAGTAGTGATCCTCGACGAACCGACCGCGAACCTGGACCCGGAAGGGGTGCTGAGGTACAGGGAGATTATAAAAGAGCTCGAACAGGAAGGAAAGACCGTCCTCATTTGTTCACATATTCTCTCGGAGGTTAGGGCAGTGTGCACTACACTCGGAATAATCTCACAGGGAAGACTTGTTGCAAAAGGATCTGTCGAAGAGGTCGAAGACGAACTCATCAGGCAGAGTGGCACAAGGCAGAAGATCGTTATCAAATCCATAAACCCGGACCTTTATACCGAGGTCGAATCGATTAAAAATCCAGACATTCTTGAGATTGAAAGGACGAAAGATGGTATTGAGATCTCGGTCGAAAAGGATATACGTCCCATTCTTGCAGAGAAGTTAAAGAATCACTGCTCAGGAATAACCGAGATGTATCTCGATCGTCCTGGGCTTGAAGATCTCTTCCTTAAGGTTTACAGGAGGGAATAA